Proteins from a genomic interval of Anolis sagrei isolate rAnoSag1 chromosome 1, rAnoSag1.mat, whole genome shotgun sequence:
- the LOC132783318 gene encoding glutathione S-transferase-like produces MAGKPKLHYFKARGRMETIRWLLAAAGIEFEEQYIQSKADLEKLRQDGFLLFQQVPMVEIDGMKLAQTRAILNYIAEKYNLGGKDIKQRALIDMYCEGTMDLNEMIIHLPFKPADQKEKETTAIIEKATDRYFPVYEKALKDHGQDFLVGNQLSRADIQLLEAILATEELKADVLSKFPLLKALKTRLSNIPNIKKFLEPGSPRKSPPDEKMIAEAIKAFQ; encoded by the exons ATGGCTGGGAAACCTAAGCTTCATTACTTCAAAGCAAGAGGCCGAATGGAAACCATCAGGTGGCTGTTGGCTGCAGCAGGAATAGAG TTTGAAGAGCAATATATTCAGTCAAAGGCAGATCTAGAAAAGTTAAGACAAG ATGGATTCCTACTCTTCCAGCAAGTGCCCATGGTGGAAATTGATGGGATGAAGCTGGCGCAGACTCGAGCCATTCTCAACTACATTGCAGAAAAATACAATCTCGGTGGGAAGGACATCAAGCAGAGAGCACT aatTGATATGTATTGTGAAGGCACTATGGACCTGAATGAAATGATCATTCACCTGCCCTTCAAGCCAGCTgatcagaaggagaaggaaactACAGCAATAATTGAAAAAGCCACTGACAGATATTTCCCAGTCTATGAAAAG GCTCTCAAAGACCATGGACAGGATTTTCTGGTGGGGAATCAACTCAGCAGAGCAGATATCCAGTTGCTTGAAGCCATTTTAGCTACAGAAGAGCTGAAGGCTGATGTCctctccaagtttcctcttttaaag gctTTGAAAACAAGACTAAGCAACATCCCTAACATTAAGAAGTTTTTAGAACCCGGTAGTCCAAGAAAATCACCCCCTGATGAGAAAATGATTGCAGAAGCAATAAAAGCTTTCCAATGA